CTCAGCCTGACCGGCGACGGCCTGCGCGACCTGTTCGACCCGCGCGTGCGGCGGGAGCGTTGACCATGACCGTCCTCGACATCCGCGACCTCAGCCTCTCGATCGGCCAGACGCCGATCCTGAAGCACGTCAGCTTGTCCGTCGCCCCCGGCGAAATCCTCGGCCTCGTCGGCGAGAGCGGCTCGGGAAAGTCCATGACCGCGCTGGCCGTGCTGGGCCTGACACCGCCGCGCGCGACCCTGACCGGCGAGATCCGCCTGAACGGCCAGCTCGTCTCGAACGCCCCCGACGCCGTGATGCAGAAGGTGCGCGGCCGCGACGTGGGCGTCATCTTTCAGGAGCCGATGACGGCCCTGAACCCCGTCATGACCATCGGCGATCAGGTCGCCGAGACGGTGCGCCTGCACAAAAACGCCTCGCGCAAGGAGGCCCTCGCCGTCGCCCGCGCCGTGCTGGATCGCGTCGGCCTGCCCGCCGAACGCTTCCCCCTGACCCGCTATCCGCACGAGCTGTCGGGCGGCCAGAGACAGCGCGTCGCCATCGCCATCGCCATCGCCTTGACGCCGAAACTGTTGATCGCGGACGAGGCGACGACGGCGCTGGACGTGACGACGCAGGCTCAGGTGCTGGACCTGCTGAAACGGCTGGTGCGCGAGGACGGCATGGGCCTGATCCTCATCACCCACGACCTCGCCGTCGTGGCCGAGACCGCCGACCGGCTGGCGGTGATGAAGGACGGCGAACTGGTCGAGGAAGCGCCCGTCGACCGAATCCGCACCGGCATGGCGCACCCCTATTCCCAACGTCTGCTGGCCAACGCCACCCACGCCCCTACGCGGCGCAGCCGCCCGCAAGCCGACGCCGCCCCCGTGCTTCAGGTCGAGGGTCTGGTGCGCGACTACGGCGGCGCGCCCGCCCTGTTCGGCAAATCGAAAGCCTTCCGCGCCGTCGATCAGGTCAGCCTGTCGATCCAGCCGGGCGAGAGCGTCGGTCTGGTCGGCGAAAGCGGCTGCGGCAAGTCCACCCTGCTGCGCGCCATCCTCGCGCTGGAGACGCCGCAGGCGGGCCGCGTCCGGGTCAAGGGCCGCGACATCACCGCCGCGCGCGGCGCCGCCCTGAAATCCATCCGCCGCGACATTCAGGTGGTGTTCCAGGACCCCTACGGCAGCTTTGATCCGCGCTGGAAGGTCAGCGATCTGGTGGCCGAAAACTTCCACCTGCTCGCCGCCCGCCCCACCCCGCTTGAGGCCCGCCGCCGCGTCGACGAAATGCTGGAGCGCGTCGGCCTGTCCAGCAACGCCGCCGACCGCTATCCGCACGAGTTCTCGGGCGGCCAGCGCCAGCGCATCGCCATCGCCCGCGCCCTGATCACCGAGCCGTCTGTCATCTGTCTGGACGAGGCGGTCTCGGCGCTGGACGTCTCGATCCGCGCGCAAATCCTCGACTTGCTGGCCGACCTGTCGGATCGCCTCGGCCTGTCCTACCTCTTCGTCACCCACGACCTGACTGTGGTGCGGACGGTGACGGATCGCCTCTTGGTCATGCAGGCCGGAAAGATCGTCGAACAGGGCGAGACGGCCGCCGTCTTCGCCGCGCCTTCGCACCCCTATACGCAGAAACTTCTGGCGGCGACGCCGGATCTGGTCCGCAATAAAGCTCTGGAAAAGGAAACCGCCGGATGAACCGCAGAACCGTCCTCGGCTCGGCCCTGATCGGTGCCGCCGCCTCCGCAGCGGGCGCTGCGAGCGCCAAACCGGCCGCGCAAAGCGCCGCGCGCGCCCCAAGCCAATCTTCTGGCCGCACCGGCCCGCTGAACCTCATCACCGACGTCGAGGGCCTCAAGGTCGGTCAGGCGCACGACGCCAAGGTGCGCACCGGCGTCACCGTCATCCTGGCCGAAAAGCCCGCTACGGCCGCCGTGGACGTGCGCGGCGGCGGCCCCGCCGGGCGCGAGACCGACGTGCTGCGCCCAGAAAACCTGGTGCAGGAGGTGGACGCCATCATCCTGTCGGGCGGGTCGGTCTATGGCCTCGGCTCGGCCGACAGCGTGGCCGCCTGGATGGGCATGCGCGGGCGCGGCTACGGCATGGGCGGGGCGCCCGGCGTGCCGCCCTCGCCCATCATCCCGACCGCCTGCCTCTACGATCTGGCCAACGGCGGGAACAAGCAGTGGGAGATGGAGCCGCCCTATCGCCGCCTCTCGGTTCAGGCGCTAGAGGCGGCGGGCGACCGCTTCGACCTCGGCACCGCCGGCGCGGGCTATGGCGCGGAGGCGGGCGCGCTGAAAGGCGGCGTCGGCTCGGCCTCGGCGGTCATGGAGGCGGGCTGGACGGTCGGCGCCATCGTCGCGGTCAACAGCGTCGGCTCGGTCGTGGCGCCGGGCGGCAAGAGCTTTTGGGCCGCCCCCTATGAGATCGGCGACGAGTTCGGCGGGCTGGGGTCGTCCGGCCTGCACGCCTCGGCCGAGGACTGGGGCCTGTCCAAGTTCCGGCCCCAGCCGCGCGAGAACACCACCATCGCCTGCATCGCCACCGACGTGGCCCTGACGCGAGTCGAGCTTCAGCGCGTGGCCATCATGGCGCAGGACGGCATGGCCCGCGCCATCCGCCCGGCCCACGCCCCCTTCGACGGCGACACCCTGTTCAGCCTCTCGACCGGCAAGAAGGTGATCGCGGACCCAGCCATGCGCCAGATCGCGGTGGCCCAGCTGGGCAATGTCGCCGCCGACGTCCTGGCCCGCGCCGTAGCGCGCGGCGTCTATCACGCGACCAACTATGAGGGCGTCACCGGCAAGACCTGGCGCGAGATGGCCTGACCCCCTCCCGCCGGGAGAGGGTCTCGATCAGCCGTAGGCTTAGCGGACGCCCAGCGCCAGGGCGTCCGGACGGCGGGTGTCGGCGGCGCCCAGGAAACGATCGCCGTCGAGCATGATCGACTGGGTGCTGCCCATCGTCATGGACGGACGCACCGTGTGGCCGCGCTCGCGCAGCAGCCGCTCCACGTCGGGCGAGAAGCCGCCTTCCAGCTCCAGCGGGCTGTCGCCGCCGCCCTGATTCAGGCGCGGCCGCATGGCGGCTTCGGCCACGTTCAGCTGGTGGTCGATGACGTTGGAGACCAATTGCACCATCGTCGCGATGATATAGCCGCCGCCCGGCGTGCCGGTGACCAGCCACGGCTTGTCGTCCTTGAACACGATCATCGGCGTGATGGTCGAGCCCAGACGCTTGCCCGGCGCGGGCGAGTTCGGCTTGCCTTCCGTCCCCCAGTAGAAGTTGTCCAGGTGGTTGTTCAGCAGGATGCCCGTGCCGACCGGCGCGACGTGGGCGCCGTAGGAGTTCGACAGCGTATAGGTGTTCGACACCGCATTGCCGTAGGCGTCGGCCACCGAATAGTGGGTCGTGTCCTTGCTCTCGAACGGATAGGGATTGCCCTCCGGCACGTCAGCGGCCTTCAGCGTCCTGTCCAGCGAGATCAGCTTGACGCGCTCGGCGGCGAATTCCTTGCTGGCGAGGCCCTTGGCCGGGGTCGTCCACTGCGGCGCCCCGCCGATCAGGTTGCGATCGGACGAGGTGATCTTCATCGCCTCTGAGATCAGGTGCAGGCTGTCGACGCTGCCCCACCCCATCGCGCGCAGGTCGAAATGCTCCAGCAGGTTCAGCGCCTCGGCAACGCTGACGCCCGAGGCCGTCGGCGGCATGAAGGAGATGCGATGGCCGCGATAGCTGCCCCAGATCGGCTCTGACACATCGGCGCGATAGGCCGCCATGTCTTCCATCGTGATGACGCCGCCGCCGGCTTGGACGCCCGCCACGATCTGACGCGCCAGTTCGCCCTTGTAGAACTCGTCCGCGCCGCCGCGCGCCAGCTTGCGCAGGCTCTCGGCCAGCAGGGGCTGACGGAAGACTTCGCCCGCCCGATAGGCCGTGCCGTCGGCCTTCAGATAGGCTTCGCGCGCGCCCGGATCGGTCGCCAGGACGCGGGCGCGGCCGCCGGTGGCGTCAGCCTCGCCGTCCGACAGGACATAGCCGTCCTCGGCCAGGGCGATGGCCGGGGCCACCAGATCCGCCCAGGGCATGGAGCCGAAACGCTGGTGCGCCTCCCACAGGCCCATGACGGTGCCCGGCACCGCCACATTCTTGAAGCCCGACGGCTTGGAGCGGTCGAACTTGCCGTCCGGCCCCAGCAGCAGGTCAGGCGTCGTCGCCGCCGGGGCCGTGCCGTAATAGTTGATGGCGATGTCCTGGGCCGGACGATCCTGCGTGGCCGCCATGTGCACGACCATATAGCCCGAGCCGCCGATGTTGCCCGCGCGCGGCAGGGTCACCGCCTCGGCGAAGGCCACGGCGATGGCCGAATCCACGGCGTTGCCGCCCTGGCGCAGAATGTCGACGCCGACGCGGGTCGCCGGATCGCTCTGGCTGACCACCATGCCGCCGCGCCCCACAACGGGGCTGTGGATCTGGCCGTAGTTGACGATGTCGCCGCCGCTGCCGGTGGTCGGCCGAACCTGGACCGCCGCCTCCTGGGCGATCCCCGGCGCCGCCAGCAACATCAGGGCCGCCGCCGAAACAGCCGTCGCCGACTTCATCAAACGCAAACGCATAGAAAATCCCCGGCTCAAGTCCGCGCGTCGCTGAAGGCTGTCGCCCCCGCAATGCTTTCTCACAGGACAATATTATCAAGAACCCTAGCGATAGCATTGCCGAAAACCGCAGTTCAAGGACGAGGTTGAGTGATTATCACGCCCATTATTTGGGATATCGGCAATATTTTTCCGGCTAAGGTTGACGTATAGCACTGTGACCGCTTCAAGTCCGAACTGAGGCGATCTCTCCACGCTGCGCCCGATTTCGATTCG
Above is a window of Brevundimonas naejangsanensis DNA encoding:
- a CDS encoding ABC transporter ATP-binding protein — encoded protein: MTVLDIRDLSLSIGQTPILKHVSLSVAPGEILGLVGESGSGKSMTALAVLGLTPPRATLTGEIRLNGQLVSNAPDAVMQKVRGRDVGVIFQEPMTALNPVMTIGDQVAETVRLHKNASRKEALAVARAVLDRVGLPAERFPLTRYPHELSGGQRQRVAIAIAIALTPKLLIADEATTALDVTTQAQVLDLLKRLVREDGMGLILITHDLAVVAETADRLAVMKDGELVEEAPVDRIRTGMAHPYSQRLLANATHAPTRRSRPQADAAPVLQVEGLVRDYGGAPALFGKSKAFRAVDQVSLSIQPGESVGLVGESGCGKSTLLRAILALETPQAGRVRVKGRDITAARGAALKSIRRDIQVVFQDPYGSFDPRWKVSDLVAENFHLLAARPTPLEARRRVDEMLERVGLSSNAADRYPHEFSGGQRQRIAIARALITEPSVICLDEAVSALDVSIRAQILDLLADLSDRLGLSYLFVTHDLTVVRTVTDRLLVMQAGKIVEQGETAAVFAAPSHPYTQKLLAATPDLVRNKALEKETAG
- the ggt gene encoding gamma-glutamyltransferase, which translates into the protein MRLRLMKSATAVSAAALMLLAAPGIAQEAAVQVRPTTGSGGDIVNYGQIHSPVVGRGGMVVSQSDPATRVGVDILRQGGNAVDSAIAVAFAEAVTLPRAGNIGGSGYMVVHMAATQDRPAQDIAINYYGTAPAATTPDLLLGPDGKFDRSKPSGFKNVAVPGTVMGLWEAHQRFGSMPWADLVAPAIALAEDGYVLSDGEADATGGRARVLATDPGAREAYLKADGTAYRAGEVFRQPLLAESLRKLARGGADEFYKGELARQIVAGVQAGGGVITMEDMAAYRADVSEPIWGSYRGHRISFMPPTASGVSVAEALNLLEHFDLRAMGWGSVDSLHLISEAMKITSSDRNLIGGAPQWTTPAKGLASKEFAAERVKLISLDRTLKAADVPEGNPYPFESKDTTHYSVADAYGNAVSNTYTLSNSYGAHVAPVGTGILLNNHLDNFYWGTEGKPNSPAPGKRLGSTITPMIVFKDDKPWLVTGTPGGGYIIATMVQLVSNVIDHQLNVAEAAMRPRLNQGGGDSPLELEGGFSPDVERLLRERGHTVRPSMTMGSTQSIMLDGDRFLGAADTRRPDALALGVR
- a CDS encoding P1 family peptidase; protein product: MNRRTVLGSALIGAAASAAGAASAKPAAQSAARAPSQSSGRTGPLNLITDVEGLKVGQAHDAKVRTGVTVILAEKPATAAVDVRGGGPAGRETDVLRPENLVQEVDAIILSGGSVYGLGSADSVAAWMGMRGRGYGMGGAPGVPPSPIIPTACLYDLANGGNKQWEMEPPYRRLSVQALEAAGDRFDLGTAGAGYGAEAGALKGGVGSASAVMEAGWTVGAIVAVNSVGSVVAPGGKSFWAAPYEIGDEFGGLGSSGLHASAEDWGLSKFRPQPRENTTIACIATDVALTRVELQRVAIMAQDGMARAIRPAHAPFDGDTLFSLSTGKKVIADPAMRQIAVAQLGNVAADVLARAVARGVYHATNYEGVTGKTWREMA